In the genome of Phragmites australis chromosome 9, lpPhrAust1.1, whole genome shotgun sequence, the window AATTGTAAATTGTATTATACTCCACGCGAAAGCGACCGTTAAGCATGTAATTTCTGGTTTTGTGATAACGCACATCGGTCATCAGTGCgcttatttttctctctctagagaGGACTTGGATAGTGACGTGGACTGTGAAGTGTACCCACCGAGACCAACGTGTAGAAGATGCAGGTGGACAGGTAGCCCGATTGGAATGATGCGCAGCTGAGAAATATTTGCAATTAAGCAATGAACCAAGGTTGTTTCCGGTATCTGGAAAGGTTTAGGACAATACAGGTATAAGACGTCAGGTGGGGCCCACGTTCAGCCTTGTTTAGCATCGGTATCCATTCTGCTAAGAAAATACCATTTGTATGACGGCTTTTTTCTATAGGCGCAAACTAGACATGTGTCACTTTAAAATAATCAATTTTGGTAGAAGTCGACTAGAGTTATGAAAttaggattatatgctacttgGGTTCTTATTAATCTTTCcgtcgcaaaaaaaaaacaaggttCTTAacctttaaaaataaatttcacagTTGTTTCCTATCATTTAGCCGCGTCAAACATTTCATTCGAAAACATAACAATGGACACAAATGTGAACCGATTTAAATTCACTTccgtccaaatcactttagtcACTGTGAGGATAAGAAACCGCCCACACTCTGCAGTCTGACAGCAATCACCAATAATTTCACTCTCATTCCAGCCACATTTTTCTTTGCTAGATGGAGAACCCCACAGGAACAAACTGGACTAATTTGCCCACGCCACCTCGCACGGATTCCTCTCTAAAAACACACACAGGGGCAGGAGCCTGTGCCCCACCCGTGCCTGGACAAAAATATCGTGTGCACCTTTTCGTGCGCTTTTCCCCCAAACCAACAAGCGACCCTGCACTTACATCCTCGTTTCTCGCTGCCAAGAACAGGGACAACAAGCCTCGGAATCCTCATGGCCAAGCTGGTGGACAAGTTTGTGGACTCGTGCGGCCACGACGACACCCCGGACGCCGGCTGCGTGCGCGCCGTGCTGGCCGAGCTGGTCCTCACCTTCCTCTTCGTCTTCACCGGAGTCGCCGCCACCATGGCCGCCAGTACGTCCATGCCCTCGCTTCTCCGGTCGATCTCTGGTTTCTTATTCAATAAAAGAAATAATCCTGCTAACTTTTGATGGCTTGAACGAAGCAGGCGCAGGGGTTGAGCCCGGCTTGGCTATGCCGATGGCGAcgctggcggcggtggccatCACGAACGCGCTGGCGGCGGGGGTGCTGGTGACAGCGGGGTTCCACGTCTCGGGCGGCCACCTAAACCCGGCGGTGACGGTGGCGCTGCTGGCGCGCGGCCACATCACGGCCCTCAGGACGGTGCTGTACGTTGCGGCCCAGCTGCTGGCGTCCTCCCTCGCTTGCATCCTCCTTCGGTACCTCACCGGCGGCATGGTACGTCCCCACGCGCCACCTCTTGCCTATTTTTGCATACGCGGGCGGCCGGGAGGATCCGATTCCGAGACAGGGGAGGAAAGGTTGATTTTTTCTTCCTCCTGTCGGATGCTGATTGGTCAGTAGATTTCGGCCGCCCATGTGTATAGTGGACTCG includes:
- the LOC133928642 gene encoding aquaporin TIP4-2-like isoform X1, with product MAKLVDKFVDSCGHDDTPDAGCVRAVLAELVLTFLFVFTGVAATMAATGAGVEPGLAMPMATLAAVAITNALAAGVLVTAGFHVSGGHLNPAVTVALLARGHITALRTVLYVAAQLLASSLACILLRYLTGGMVTPVHALGAGIGPMQGLVMEVILTFSLLFVTYAMILDPRSSVRTIGPLLTGLIVGANTLAGGNFSGASMNPARSFGPALATGVWAHHWVYWLGPLFGGPLAGFVYESLFLVNKTHEPLLDGAF
- the LOC133928642 gene encoding aquaporin TIP4-2-like isoform X2 — translated: MAKLVDKFVDSCGHDDTPDAGCVRAVLAELVLTFLFVFTGVAATMAASAGVEPGLAMPMATLAAVAITNALAAGVLVTAGFHVSGGHLNPAVTVALLARGHITALRTVLYVAAQLLASSLACILLRYLTGGMVTPVHALGAGIGPMQGLVMEVILTFSLLFVTYAMILDPRSSVRTIGPLLTGLIVGANTLAGGNFSGASMNPARSFGPALATGVWAHHWVYWLGPLFGGPLAGFVYESLFLVNKTHEPLLDGAF